From a single Bombus huntii isolate Logan2020A unplaced genomic scaffold, iyBomHunt1.1 ctg00000069.1, whole genome shotgun sequence genomic region:
- the LOC126876314 gene encoding uncharacterized protein LOC126876314 — MQEVEPQAPPCTVTATGAKANSKRLAVSIENPRIVSDIRISDNVTISVAPKTRGDEEGDPFKPSRKIQRSPTIGGRPDIEVAEESVVYRNWIEISSRQDGGDSTYRKSYHKVKDVNMGKVCVMVDTLIGAIRMSCKIKLIPPLHLSGMCWLEYRCWVLSPG, encoded by the exons GAGGTGGAACCCCAGGCACCCCCTTGTACAGTAACAGCGACTGGCGCAAAGGCGAATAGCAAGAGGTTGGCGGTTAGTATTGAAAACCCAAGGATAGTGTCGGACATCAGAATAAGTGACAACGTCACCATATCGGTTGCACCGAAGACTAGGGGAGACGAGGAAGGTGATCCCTTTAAGCCTAGTAGGAAAATTCAGAGGAGTCCCACGATTGGTGGTAGGCCCGATATTGAAGTAGCAGAAGAATCGGTGGTGTACCGAAACTGGATTGAAATTAGCTCAAGACAAGACGGAGGTGATTCTACTTACCGGAAATCGTATCACAAGGTCAAGGACGTCAATATGG GAAAGGTGTGTGTCATGGTTGATACCCTAATAGGAGCGATTAGgatgtcgtgtaaaattaag CTGATTCCTCCTCTTCATCTGAGTGGTATGTGTTGGTTGGAATATAGATGTTGGGTGTTGAGCCCAGGGTGA